From Aedes albopictus strain Foshan chromosome 1, AalbF5, whole genome shotgun sequence, one genomic window encodes:
- the LOC109400258 gene encoding alkaline phosphatase, tissue-nonspecific isozyme, which produces MCRAKCLILLAAVANCIFAFPIEPELTPAPTPYPTHPMDDPEWEPPQGPYHELDQKFWINSGQRLVADQLSKNHPNLNLAKNVIIFIADGMSITTQSATRVYMGGEQLSLSFEEFPYAGLAKTYCINYQVSDSGCTAAAILTGVKNNYGTIAVSGHVPLMNCERSLEEENRLTSILKYAQLSCRSTGIVTNTRITHATPAVGYAVSGARYWEDDEDVPGECVDIARQLVYGDVGRNLTVALGGGSRHFFPAGVPIEEHGSVGRRRDGRYLVSEWLQLADRQGDRAAYVSDRRELANVDVGKVDRLLGLFAGNHMSYRLEHAPDEPTLEEMTAKALELLSKNDKGYVLLVEGGRIDHAHHDNLARLALDETVEFHRAVQHAARLTSEDDTLIVVTADHSHTLTMGGYPVRGNNILATGDFSRLDRMPFFTLTYANGPSYFDHFSQTTAGRENPLFMDSHNPAFTFPAAVPYEDETHGGDDVAVFARGPYSHLFSGLYEQHLIAHLIWYASCLGPDGSHQAAACSRGVEGAAATIEIPCFAWVAGLVAAVVVIALSNQLTI; this is translated from the exons ATGTGTCGTGCAAAGTGTCTCATACTTCTCGCAGCCGTCGCCAACTGCATCTTCGCGTTTCCAATCGAGCCGGAACTAACTCCAGCCCCAACACCGTACCCGACGCATCCAATGGACGACCCCGAGTGGGAACCACCGCAGGGACCCTACCACGAACTGGATCAGAAGTTTTGGATCAACTCCGGTCAACGGCTGGTCGCTGACCAGCTATCCAAGAATCACCCGAACCTCAACCTGGCGAAAAACGTGATCATCTTCATAGCGGATGGCATGTCCATTACCACCCAATCGGCAACCCGAGTCTACATGGGCGGTGAACAGCTGTCGCTATCCTTCGAAGAGTTTCCGTACGCGGGTTTGGCCAAGACATACTGCATCAACTACCAGGTTTCGGACTCGGGTTGCACGGCTGCGGCCATTCTTACCGGAGTGAAGAACAACTACGGCACGATAGCAGTGAGTGGACACGTTCCGCTGATGAACTGCGAGCGAAGTTTGGAGGAGGAGAACCGGTTGACGTCGATTCTGAAGTACGCCCAGCTGAGCTGCCGTTCGACGGGGATCGTGACCAATACGAGGATTACGCACGCTACGCCGGCTGTTGGGTATGCCGTGTCCGGGGCACGGTACTGGGAAGATGATGAAGATGTCCCGGGGGAGTGCGTGGATATCGCTAGGCAGTTGGTTTACGGAGATGTGGGGAGGAACTTGACCGTTGCTTTGGGAGGAGGGTCGAGGCATTTCTTCCCGGCGGGAGTACCGATTGAGGAGCATGGGTCGGTTGGGAGAAGACGTGATGGGCGGTACTTGGTGAGTGAGTGGCTGCAACTAGCTGATCGGCAGGGAGACCGAGCTGCGTATGTCAGCGATAGGCGGGAGCTGGCTAATGTAGACGTTGGCAAAGTTGATCGATTGCTCGGGCTGTTTGCTGGAAATCACATGAGTTATCGACTGGAACACGCGCCCGACGAACCAACGCTGGAAGAGATGACTGCCAAAGCGCTGGAGTTGCTGTCCAAAAATGACAAAGGTTACGTGTTGCTCGTTGAAG GTGGCCGGATTGACCACGCCCATCACGATAATTTGGCTCGATTGGCCTTGGACGAAACGGTTGAGTTCCACCGGGCGGTTCAGCACGCAGCTCGCCTTACCAGCGAGGATGACACGCTGATTGTGGTGACGGCCGATCATTCCCACACCCTCACCATGGGCGGGTATCCTGTGCGGGGGAACAACATCCTAGCGACTGGGGATTTTTCCCGTTTGGACCGAATGCCGTTCTTCACCCTAACCTATGCCAACGGACCGAGCTATTTCGACCACTTCTCGCAGACAACCGCCGGACGGGAAAATCCCCTCTTCATGGATTCCCACAATCCGGCTTTCACTTTTCCGGCGGCGGTTCCCTACGAGGACGAGACGCACGGCGGCGATGACGTGGCCGTTTTTGCCCGAGGTCCGTACTCGCATCTCTTCAGCGGGCTCTACGAACAGCATCTGATAGCACATCTCATCTGGTACGCGTCCTGTTTGGGCCCGGACGGAAGCCACCAAGCGGCGGCCTGTTCGCGGGGAGTGGAAGGAGCTGCTGCCACGATTGAAATTCCTTGTTTTGCTTGGGTGGCTGGTCtggtggcggcggtggtggtAATTGCCCTTTCCAATCAGCTGACAATTTAA